The genomic window ATTTTGATGAAACTTTTTATCTCTAACAGTTTGTTGAAGTACAGAAATTTATTCTAGCAAGCCTTTCCTAAAAAACGTAAAGAGGGAGTTGTGAGGGGCTGTCTGTTATTTTTCTTCCATGGCCGAGTTAGAACTTGATGATAAGATAAGCAAAGAGCTATCCAAAAGGATAGCTCTTACTGTTTACTTATTTTCTTTCTTATAGTCTAAATATTCGTCGTAGGTCATTAATTTATCGGTAATCGTACCTGCTTCGTGAATGTCAATGACACGATTAGCAATTGTTTGGATAAACTGGTGATCGTGTGAAGCAAAGATGATGGAACCTTTAAAGTTGATTAACCCGTTATTGACGGCTGTAATGGATTCTAGATCTAAGTGGTTCGTAGGTTCATCTAATAGCAAGACATTTGCACCACTTAGCATCATTTTAGATAGCATACAGCGCACTTTTTCTCCACCGGAAAGCACACTTGCTTTTTTATGAACCTCTTCTCCGCTAAAGAGCATTCTGCCGAGGAACCCGCGTAAAAACGTTTCACTTTGATCATTTGGTGAGAATTGGCGTAACCAGTCAATTAAATCCAAATCAGATCCTTCAAAGAAGCTAGAGTTATCTGCTGGGAAATAGGACTGAGAGGTTGTAATCCCCCATTTATACGTTCCGCTGTCAGGTTCCATTTCCCCTGCAAGAATTTTAAATAACGTGGTTTTAGCGATTTCGTTCACGCCGACTAGTGCAATTTTTTCATCCTTATTCATTGTAAAGGAAATATTATCAAGTACTTTGACTCCGTCGATTGTTTTTGATAATCCTTCAACTCGTAGAAGGTCATTCCCGATTTCGCGTTCAGGTGTGAACCCGACGTATGGGTAACGACGAGACGAAGGTTTAATATCGTCAAGAGAAATCTTATCAAGTAGTTTTTTACGAGATGTTGCCTGTTTAGACTTAGATGCATTGGCACTAAAGCGAGCAATGAAGTTCTGAAGATCTTTAATTTTTTCTTCTTTCTTTCGATTCGCGTCTTGTGCCAATTTCAGTGCAAGCTGGCTAGACTCATACCAAAAATCGTAGTTTCCAACGTATATTTGAATTTTTCCGAAGTCTAGATCCGCAATATGTGTACATACTTTGTTTAAAAAGTGACGATCGTGCGAAACGACAACAACAGTATTTTCAAAATTAATTAAAAACTCTTCTAGCCACTGAATGGCAGCGATATCTAAATGGTTGGTCGGCTCATCAAGTAAAAGAACATCAGGTTGACCGAAAAGAGCTTGAGCTAAAAGTACTTTTACTTTTTCAGAACCTGTTAAATCCGCCATTTTCTTCGTGTGAAGCTCTTCTTGAATGCCAAGTCCCTTTAAGAGGATGGCAGCCTCTGATTCTGCTTCCCAACCATTAAGCTCAGCAAATTCACCTTCTAGCTCGGCCGCTTTCATACCGTCTTCATCTGAAAAATCTGCCTTCATGTAAATCGCATCTTTTTCTTGCATGACCGCATACAGGCGTGTATGTCCCATAATGACGACTTTCAACACTTCTTCTTGGTCGTATTGGAAGTGATCCTGCTTTAAAACGGCTAAACGCTCATCAGGGCCAAGAGCAACAGAGCCTGTTTGAGCCTCAATCTCACCTGATAAAATTTTTAGAAATGTCGACTTGCCCGCTCCATTTGCCCCAATTAGTCCGTAGCAATTCCCTGGGCTAAATTTAATATTCACATCTTCAAACAGTTTACGATCAGCAAATCGCAAACTAACATTTGATACTGTAATCATATTTATATTCATCCTCCAAACCTTATATCTAACGTATTATACCATATATAAGTAAAAAGAATAGAAGAAAATCACTACAAGCTGAAGGGAAAATAGTGGACTGTTTTAGAAAAATTACATATAATGAAATCAAAGTTGCTTTAAACCAAAATTATAGGGGTTATTCAACAAAAAAAGAAGGTGAAGGAATTGAAACGACCAGATAACGACTATGCATTGCATGGAAAGAAGAATGTAAAGCCATATATTTTTCAGCTCATCCCAATTTCAGCTGCTGCAGGAGTCTATACAGTTGTTCAGTTCTTTTTATAAGTAATCTTCCTTTTTTCTGTTAACAAGTGGCAAATAAGGCGAATGTGAATATACTATATAGGGTGAAAAGCTATTTAACTTGTTTCGTTTTCTATTTGACTA from Bacillus spongiae includes these protein-coding regions:
- a CDS encoding ABC-F family ATP-binding cassette domain-containing protein, producing MITVSNVSLRFADRKLFEDVNIKFSPGNCYGLIGANGAGKSTFLKILSGEIEAQTGSVALGPDERLAVLKQDHFQYDQEEVLKVVIMGHTRLYAVMQEKDAIYMKADFSDEDGMKAAELEGEFAELNGWEAESEAAILLKGLGIQEELHTKKMADLTGSEKVKVLLAQALFGQPDVLLLDEPTNHLDIAAIQWLEEFLINFENTVVVVSHDRHFLNKVCTHIADLDFGKIQIYVGNYDFWYESSQLALKLAQDANRKKEEKIKDLQNFIARFSANASKSKQATSRKKLLDKISLDDIKPSSRRYPYVGFTPEREIGNDLLRVEGLSKTIDGVKVLDNISFTMNKDEKIALVGVNEIAKTTLFKILAGEMEPDSGTYKWGITTSQSYFPADNSSFFEGSDLDLIDWLRQFSPNDQSETFLRGFLGRMLFSGEEVHKKASVLSGGEKVRCMLSKMMLSGANVLLLDEPTNHLDLESITAVNNGLINFKGSIIFASHDHQFIQTIANRVIDIHEAGTITDKLMTYDEYLDYKKENK